Proteins co-encoded in one Anopheles moucheti chromosome X, idAnoMoucSN_F20_07, whole genome shotgun sequence genomic window:
- the LOC128306933 gene encoding E3 ubiquitin-protein ligase HECW2, which yields MSCEREGCDAPEPGSSRPANPPTKEPDAEMELETEQDGLAIGGGDRSTADPIESDGDDEEDDDEEDEEEEEDEEEEEEEEEPPELRSAAQQDCPPTPYEECLDLKMFELRDDACEARMDEPNPEPSVGEEHEQENIPVVNSGDQNMPVKAMDADTEVTPSTSGVRRKSEQVTSDADDANCTGSAPAMEEPESNPNGTKKKVRPNRLSPDGVGCSRKKQFWVEGSSGHRPLERSWPPKSGKTHRSSSGQAYPVPSDGFSFDIIDMDEQEQQALETEGAVGGSVGTVPDAEGNPVGDASTPLRRMRLDRNGNDTPDTCRAPSGKIPLRKVVRNVGEDSLDGEREAGVVTAVRPHRPLARTPSNGREPRNREYGPVRPLPVDYTTDVAAPSVHTARSPASGPGSPREPSPEPTRPQPRPLTRVGGRTGSDLVCPPTPTHHARRNRMAGSTATTTVTAPAPPPVDHAYGPPELRRNPSGGGVSEESASAAGGEREVTMEGAVRHVPSMRLPSIPERSRAILAEPDEPLPPAWEARMDSHGRIFYIDHATRTTSWQRPGPLGTATVLAHGPDPHRQQLDRRYQSIRRTIYEHMRQENGPSTSSGSAATRSRSSSTGGSSRTAAPSASGPFHPALLMICRSDFYSMLHTNGEAIQLYNRNAALKHMVSRVRRDPGCFGRYQHNRDLVALVNCFALTTQDLPTGWETKLDQSGKQFFIDHVNRRTSFMDPRLPTEGPRARHHRPPVGAGSILLPNGPYGHDERPIPPPRPPGTISRMVHVGSPEIPVAYNDKVVAFLRQPNILEILRERHGAAACSRNLREKINAIRVEGTTALDRYSHDLELTILLSLFEDEVMNYVPPRARSPPDQGPSGGYNLHAGGAGGGVGNAMKPGGRHVQRAPMRRDFEAKLRTFYRKLESKGYGQGPHKLRLEVRRAHLVEDAFERIMSASRRDLQRCRLNIVWDTEDGLDYGGPSREFFYLLSRQLFSPYRNMFEYSANDIYTVQIAPERPSDRDDILEWYRFAGRVLGLALVHQYLLDAFFTRPFYKALLRLPVSLSDLESLDNSFHQSLLWIRDNNMDNCGELGLNFTVTEERSDGTSIDIELKPNGRNITVSERNKRDYLDRIIKWRLERGVLEQTEWLVRGFNEVVDHRLVSVFDASELELVISGTVEIDVHDWRSNTEYRGGYHDTHHVIMWFWVVIDRMSNEQRLRLLQFVTGTSSIPHDGFVGLRGSNGLRRFCIEKWGNADALPRSHTCFNRLELPPYPTPDVLYEKLILAVEETNTFGIE from the exons ATGAGCTGTGAACGGGAAGGGTGTGATGCACCGGAACCGGGTAGCTCAAGGCCGGCTAATCCTCCCACCAAGGAACCGGACGCGGAAATGGAGCTCGAAACGGAACAGGATGGGTTAGCGATCGGTGGCGGTGATCGAAGCACTGCCGATCCCATTGAATCGGATGGAGACGACGAAGAAGATGATGACGAGgaggacgaggaggaggaggaagatgaggaagaggaggaggaggaggaggaaccGCCTGAGTTGCGGAGTGCCGCACAACAAGACTGTCCTCCAACACCGTACGAAGAGTGTTTGGATTTGAAAATGTTCGAACTGCGCGACGATGCGTGTGAGGCGCGTATGGACGAACCGAACCCGGAACCGTCCGTTGGCGAGGAACACGAACAAGAGAACATCCCGGTGGTTAATTCTGGAG ACCAAAATATGCCGGTTAAAGCTATGGACGCGGACACCGAGGTCACACCATCGACTTCGGGCGTGCGACGAAAAAGCGAACAAGTCACGAGCGATGCTGATGATGCAAACTGTACCGGCTCCGCGCCAGCGATGGAGGAACCCGAATCGAACCCGAACGGAACGAAGAAGAAGGTTCGACCGAATCGTCTTTCCCCGGACGGGGTCGGATGTTCGCGCAAGAAACAGTTTTGGGTGGAGGGAAGTTCGGGCCATCGCCCGCTGGAGCGTTCGTGGCCACCGAAAAGCGGTAAAACGCATCGTTCTTCCTCCGGTCAGGCTTACCCGGTGCCGAGCGATGGGTTTTCTTTCGACATCATCGATATGGATGAGCAGGAGCAGCAGGCGTTGGAAACGGAAGGTGCTGTGGGAGGATCGGTCGGAACGGTGCCGGATGCGGAAGGGAACCCGGTAGGGGATGCATCGACTCCACTGCGTAGAATGCGTTTGGACCGGAATGGGAACGATACGCCGGATACGTGCCGTGCGCCCAGTGGAAAGATTCCGTTGCGGAAGGTGGTCAGAAATGTTGGTGAGGACAGTTTGGACGGGGAGCGTGAAGCTGGGGTGGTGACGGCGGTGCGTCCTCATCGACCACTGGCAAGAACACCCTCCAATGGACGCGAACCGAGAAATCGAGAGTATGGTCCGGTTCGACCGCTTCCGGTCGATTATACGACGGATGTTGCGGCGCCGTCGGTACATACGGCTCGGAGTCCAGCCAGCGGCCCCGGAAGTCCCAGGGAACCCTCGCCCGAACCGACGAGACCCCAACCGAGGCCGCTAACGCGTGTCGGTGGCAGAACGGGTTCGGATCTGGTTTGTCCACCGACACCAACACATCACGCTCGACGGAATAGAATGGCCGGATCTACCGCGACCACGACAGTAACAGCACCAGCTCCACCCCCAGTAGATCATGCGTACGGACCACCGGAGCTTCGTCGCAACCCATCGGGTGGAGGAGTCTCGGAAGAAAGTGCtagtgctgctggtggtgaacGGGAGGTAACGATGGAAGGTGCGGTACGCCACGTTCCAAGCATGCGATTGCCTTCGATCCCGGAACGATCCCGGGCCATTCTGGCCGAACCGGATGAACCACTGCCACCGGCCTGGGAGGCACGTATGGATAGCCATGGGCGGATCTTCTACATAGACCATGCAACACGCACCACCTCGTGGCAACGGCCTGGGCCGCTCGGTACCGCCACCGTTCTAGCTCACGGTCCGGATCCGCACAGACAGCAGCTGGACCGACGCTACCAATCGATTCGTCGCACAATCTACGAACATATGCGGCAGGAAAACGGACCCTCAACATCCTCCGGCAGCGCTGCTACACGGTCCCGCTCGAGCTCGACCGGTGGCAGTAGCCGCACGGCCGCCCCGTCCGCCAGTGGCCCATTTCATCCCGCCCTGCTCATGATATGCCGGTCCGACTTTTACTCGATGCTGCACACGAACGGGGAAGCGATACAGCTGTACAACCGGAACGCCGCCCTGAAGCACATGGTGTCGCGCGTGCGTCGTGATCCGGGTTGCTTCGGGCGGTACCAGCACAACCGCGATCTGGTCGCGCTGGTCAACTGTTTCGCACTGACCACGCAAGATCTGCCAACCGGCTGGGAAACGAAGCTCGATCAGAGCGGGAAGCAATTCTTCATCGATCACGTCAACCGGCGCACCTCGTTTATGGATCCCCGACTGCCGACGGAGGGCCCAAGAGCCCGCCACCATCGGCCACCGGTCGGGGCCGGTTCCATACTACTGCCCAACGGTCCGTACGGTCACGACGAGCGACCCATCCCTCCACCCCGGCCCCCTGGCACCATCTCCCGCATGGTTCACGTTGGTTCACCCGAAATTCCCGTCGCGTACAATGATAAG GTGGTGGCATTCCTGCGTCAGCCCAACATTTTGGAGATTCTGCGCGAACGGCACGGTGCGGCCGCCTGTTCGCGTAATTTGCGGGAAAAAATTAACGCCATTAGAGTGGAGGGCACCACGGCCCTTGATCGGTACAGCCACGACTTGGAGCTGACAATACTACTTAG CCTGTTCGAGGACGAGGTGATGAACTATGTTCCGCCGCGTGCCCGCAGCCCACCGGACCAGGGCCCGTCGGGCGGCTACAATCTGCACGCGGGTGGCGCCGGCGGTGGCGTCGGCAATGCAATGAAGCCGGGTGGACGGCACGTACAGCGCGCCCCGATGCGACGCGACTTCGAGGCCAAGCTGCGCACCTTCTACCGGAAGCTCGAGTCAAAAGGCTACGGTCAGGGACCGCACAAGCTGAG ATTGGAAGTACGCCGGGCCCATCTCGTGGAGGACGCCTTCGAGCGGATCATGTCGGCGAGCCGGCGTGATCTGCAGCGGTGCCGCCTTAACATCGTCTGGGACACGGAGGATGGACTCGACTACGGTGGACCATCGCGCGAGTTCTTCTATCTGCTATCGCGCCAGCTGTTCAGCCCGTACCGGAATATGTTCGAGTACTCCGCGAACGATATCTACACCGTGCAGATCGCACCGGAACGTCCCTCCGACCGGGATGATATACTCGAATG GTACCGTTTCGCAGGACGCGTGCTAGGACTTGCACTCGTACATCAGTATCTTCTGGATGCGTTCTTTACACGCCCGTTCTACAAAGCACTGTTGCGCTTGCCCGTATCATTGAGCGACCTTGAATCGCTGGACAATTCGTTCCACCAGTCGCTGCTATGGATCCGGGACAACAATATGGACAACTGCGGTGAGCTCGGGCTAAACTTTACCGTCACCGAGGAACGGTCCGACGGTACGTCGATCGACATCGAGCTGAAACCGAACGGACGGAACATTACGGTGTCGGAGCGCAACAAGCGCGACTACCTCGACCGCATCATCAAGTGGCGGCTGGAGCGGGGCGTACTCGAGCAAACCGAATGGTTGGTGCGCGGGTTCAACGAGGTGGTCGACCACCGGCTGGTGTCGGTGTTCGATGCGAGCGAGCTGGAGCTCGTCATATCCGGCACGGTCGAGATCGACGTCCACGACTGGCGGTCGAACACGGAGTACCGGGGCGGCTACCACGATACGCACCACGTCATCATGTGGTTCTGGGTGGTGATCGATCGGATGAGCAACGAGCAGCGGTTGCGCTTGCTGCAGTTCGTCACCGGCACGTCCAGCATCCCGCACGACGGGTTCGTCGGTTTGCGCGGTTCGAACGGGTTGCGCCGGTTCTGCATCGAGAAGTGGGGCAATGCGGACGCACTGCCCCGGTCGCATACGTGCTTTAACCGGCTGGAGCTACCACCGTACCCGACGCCGGACGTACTGTACGAGAAGCTGATACTGGCCGTCGAGGAAACGAACACGTTCGGCATCGAGTAA